In Zingiber officinale cultivar Zhangliang chromosome 9B, Zo_v1.1, whole genome shotgun sequence, the genomic window CTAAGCTTGAATGACAACTAAGATATAGAGCACACTAGTTAACATAAAGAGAAATATCCCCAATATAAACTCACCTCCTCTGCAcgcaaagaaaaatataaaatataagaaaaaaagagaattGTAGTAAGTCTTGTATGAACTGTAACCAGAGAATAAAAATTTCACATAGCTCTAATGTCTAGACATGAGAGAAGGATTTCTAGAATTCCAAGACAACACTCAATGTCTGCAAAATGAAAGAGAAAAAATCTCTCAGATATATACCTATAAGGTCATGATTATCAAATGGCGAGAACAGTCAGTTTAATTATTATCAAATTGATGGAAAATAAGTGACTTGCGAGATGATAAACCTGATTCTTATTGTACATAGCTAATTTCTTGGTGTACTCCGTCTTCAATTTAGCTACTTTAGCAACATAAGGAGCTTTATCCTGGAACACAGAAAGaaatttcatattaaaaaaaacattactAATTCATTTTCCTCTTCAAAGCAGGAAGATTGGTCTGGTGGATGAGAACTAATTAACAAATAGCACTAACTTCTTCCGACAGTGATTTCCATTTATTGCCACCTGCTTTACCAAGCTAATCAAATGATAATAGTTGATTTAAACCAATCTACAGAAGCTGAAACAAGTAGAACTAAAGGAAAAGGGAGCAACCTTACCACAGTGACAAATTTGTTATCATTACATCAATTATCATGAGAAGTAAAGATTTTGCCTATCATATTGAAGTCACGAAAGGAGTTTATGGGGCATAAGGTTGCATATATCCAAACAAGTAGTCCTAGATTGTAATGGAcatgaataaaatttattaaagttgatTAACCGACCATATCCCATACCTGATTGGTCAACCCAATATATGAGCTGACATAATTggacatatattttttttaattaaaaaaaatagaaactgaCCAAATTAAATGATCGCCTGTCCCAAAAGCATGAGCTTCCAGGAAAGGACCTAGGGCAGACAATAATGCTTTCAACAAATTGAAATCTAAAGTTGGAGAGACCTTGCTAATGACTCGGCGTATAAAATTGAATTATAGAATATCAAGACCAGCAATACCTCCTCTATTATGGATTCACATTCAACAAGTGCATGAACATTTGCTGCTTCTAAAGCCAGAAGTTCCCTCTTTAACCTTTCTGAAAATGCTTCTGCTTCACCAATTCCCATAACATACCTGCATCAGAATATCTTGTGTGTGAATCATGGCATAAGTATGAATATTATTAGAGGGAACATTATGGACATAATGcaagtaaaaaaattatcaaaagataaaggAGGTACAGATTCATATATTGGAAAACAAACACCTGAAGgttaatttgaaaagaaaaataaaacacatCAGATTAAATACTCTGTTTCACTAAGCAACAAAAAGCATCACGGAAGTATCAAAGATGCATATCTGCATGCTAGGCATGACTTTTACATGATAATTCAAACATAATCAAGTAACATACGTGCCAAGGAGAGCCTCCATGTCCTCTTCTTCAGCTTGTGAAACAAGATCTCTTTCGACAGTAACTTGTGAGTGACCTTGAATCAAACCAGATGCGTCTTGCCCACCATGAGTAATAACTTGACTGCTTACTGCAGTATTATTTTCCTGTAGCAGAATAATAACTTATTTTCCCATTTTTTTGGCTTTGGTTTACATACACAGTAGACTATGTACAGGTATAGAATATCCAATGCCTATATTCAAACACCGTGTTCACTAATCATATGCACTGAATAAAATTAGCAGAATGGCTGTTAAAAACCTTTTGTACACTGAACTGCACATAAAAAGGAGAGAGTGAGAAGTAAGATTTATGCAACTTCAACTGAAGAAATATTGAAATTTAAAGTTCTAACGATTGCATGACAACAATAGTTTCAAGCTCAGGATAAACAAGAGCAATTCTTACGCTATCGTGCTTGATGGAAGATGGTTAGAAAAGGATGAGTAAGATACTTTGCCAAAGTAGCTACAATTCAAAGCTttttccactttttttttttgataaatactaGCCTAATTCCTAATCTAATATCTAGTCTTGAATTTGCAACATGGTACAACTTCACATATAAAGAACACTATAAATCTTAAGATAATAATAAAACCCATTAGTCTTTGTATTCACATATTCATATGCATATATATAAAGGTCAGATGAGACAAATTAAGAGGTACACCTTTGCCCAGAGAGTCATCTCCACTATGTCTATCCCAACAACTTTTGGAAGACATCCCAATATCTCCTTGCTCATGTTTAAAATGCATAGAAGTATGCGGTTCCTGCAAGAGGAATAACTTTGGAGTAGACACCATACTGATTCTTCTAATTTTTCGTATTGAGAAAAGCAATACTGTTCATGTCCTGTAACTCAATGAGATTATTCAGATTCTTCAATTACTTGCAAAAAAGTACAAGCATAAAAGCACAGACCATAGAAAGAATACTCCAACACAAACAGGCATGCTTTCCACCACTCCTTCCACTACCTCAAGAATCCATccagagaaaaaaaaaggaacaaGGGGCTTgccagagagaaaaaaaaaagaaggaaatttGTTCACCCGTTTGTACTCTGCGTTTTAAAAGTTTTACAGTGTAATTAAgagttgaaagaaaattcaaaaatatagaGCGAAAAGAAAGAATAGAAACACGTAGATTTTGGAGGAAGCATCATAAAACTAGATCATCTGTAATTATCTACAAACATGTCTTCAgaactaaaaagagcgcataatGGATAAACCAACTATGGCGCCTCCTAATATCCAAATGGATCAACATTAAACTcttggaaaattaaaattttaaattggctATGCAAAGTGGAAGAAATAGAGGAAGCTTGAACAATACTCGGATTTCACTGTTTTGGTTAGAAATGAGAAAATAGACAGATATTTTTTTTAGCAAAGAGTGAACAAGAAAATTCAGTCAATCTATTACTCAAGACAAGGCATTGCACGTCAAGAACAGTGAAAATTCAGTGTGTGAGACATGAGAGGGAACACGGGATCAGACAATAGGTTTTCCAATCACTTTGTTTGTATGGAAACAAAAACAGAAGAACACAGAAAAAGGAGCAATCAAATTGGATGGAACCTCATTTATAGCATAAGAACAACTGAGTGTTGGAAAACAAAATTTACATCACTGGTAAAAGGAACAtgtttcttcttccttcacttggaGGTAACCACAAAATCATTGTCCCGGCCAAGTAATGAATACTATACACAAAATGCCAAAACCACCGGTTGATGGTCCGATCGCAATCCAAggaatggaaaataaaaatataggaaTCACCCAATCAGCGTTGTTGTAAAAAAAAGGCCAGATTGACCAAAAAAAAAGACTAGATCTTCTTCCAAACTCGACCAGCAATTTCAACTGACTGAACAATCCTCTATCATGTAATTAACAAGAAATTGATCATTGCAACAAGATAAAGGAATCATTTCAGAAGCTAA contains:
- the LOC122022431 gene encoding exocyst complex component SEC3A-like isoform X2 — encoded protein: MSGCKVARNVPSLSLESHRNRILLCILNMSKEILGCLPKVVGIDIVEMTLWAKENNTAVSSQVITHGGQDASGLIQGHSQVTVERDLVSQAEEEDMEALLGTYVMGIGEAEAFSERLKRELLALEAANVHALVECESIIEEDKAPYVAKVAKLKTEYTKKLAMYNKNQI
- the LOC122022431 gene encoding exocyst complex component SEC3A-like isoform X1; translated protein: MSGCKVARNVPSLSLESHRNRILLCILNMSKEILGCLPKVVGIDIVEMTLWAKENNTAVSSQVITHGGQDASGLIQGHSQVTVERDLVSQAEEEDMEALLGTYVMGIGEAEAFSERLKRELLALEAANVHALVECESIIEEDKAPYVAKVAKLKTEYTKKLAMYNKNQLLQLNSADLIVKGNLYTRSCEDAARITFGEKIAIVNALE